A window from Festucalex cinctus isolate MCC-2025b chromosome 12, RoL_Fcin_1.0, whole genome shotgun sequence encodes these proteins:
- the metap1 gene encoding methionine aminopeptidase 1 isoform X3 → MASTEERRECETECCSKDAKLQCPTCIKLGIQGSYFCSQECFKGSWASHKLLHKKASPLQRPCVVSSEDKNQNECKNCVETDINTDPWPGYRYTGKLRPYYPLTPLRPVTSEIQRPDYADHPRGMSESEQFLKGTSQIKILPPEDMEGMRVVCKLAREVLDIAAVMVKPGVTTEEIDHAVHLACTARNCYPSPLNYYNFPKSCCTSVNEVICHGIPDRRPLHDGDILNVKPGIRYRELGNIIQKHAQANGFSVVRSYCGHGIHKLFHTAPNVPHYAKNKAVGVMKPGHVFTIEPMICEGGWQDETWPDGWTAVTRDGKRSAQFEHTLLVTDTGCEILTRRLEDNGRAHFLSQA, encoded by the exons ATGGCGAGCACGGAGGAGAGAAGGGAGTGCGAGACGGAATGCTGCAGCAAAGACGCTAAACTTCAGTGTCCCACATGTATCAAGCTTGGCATTCAGGGCTCGTATTTCTGCTCCCAG GAATGTTTCAAAGGGAGCTGGGCATCTCACAAGTTGCTGCACAAAAAAGCAA GTCCTTTACAGAGACCATGTGTTGTTTCATCAGAGGACAAGAACCAGAATGAATGTAAGAACTGTGTGGAGACAGACATTAACACAGACCCATGGCCTGGCTACCGCTACACGGGGAAACTTCGTCCTTACTACCCACTG ACACCTTTGCGGCCTGTAACCAGTGAAATCCAAAGACCTGACTATGCTGACCATCCTCGAG GGATGTCTGAATCTGAGCAGTTTCTGAAGGGAACGTCACAGATCAAGATCCTCCCTCCTGAAGACATGGAAGGCATGAGAGTGGTGTGCAAG CTGGCAAGAGAAGTCCTGGATATCGCAGCTGTAATGGTGAAACCCGGTGTTACAACAGAAGAAATTGACCATGCAGTCCATCtg GCTTGTACTGCAAGGAATTGCTACCCTTCTCCTCTAAACTATTACAACTTCCCCAAATCCTGCTGCACGTCTGTCAACGAAGTCATCTGCCATGGAATCCCGGACAGAAGACCACTACATGACGGTGATATTCTTAATG TGAAGCCGGGCATCCGCTACAGAGAGCTTGGTAACATCATCCAGAAGCACGCTCAGGCCAACGGCTTCTCTGTGGTGCGGAGCTACTGCGGCCACGGCATCCACAAGCTTTTTCACACAGCTCCAAATGTGCCACATTATGCCA AAAACAAAGCAGTTGGTGTTATGAAGCCAGGTCATGTGTTTACCATTGAACCCATGATATGTGAAG GTGGCTGGCAAGACGAGACCTGGCCCGACGGCTGGACAGCGGTCACCAGAGACGGGAAGCGCTCGGCTCAGTTTGAACACACCCTTCTGGTCACAGACACGGGCTGCGAGATCCTTACCCGCCGCCTCGAAGATAACGGTCGGGCTCATTTTCTGAGCCAAGCGTAG
- the metap1 gene encoding methionine aminopeptidase 1 isoform X1 produces the protein MASTEERRECETECCSKDAKLQCPTCIKLGIQGSYFCSQECFKGSWASHKLLHKKASPLQRPCVVSSEDKNQNECKNCVETDINTDPWPGYRYTGKLRPYYPLTPLRPVTSEIQRPDYADHPRGMSESEQFLKGTSQIKILPPEDMEGMRVVCKLAREVLDIAAVMVKPGVTTEEIDHAVHLACTARNCYPSPLNYYNFPKSCCTSVNEVICHGIPDRRPLHDGDILNVDITVYHNGFHGDLNETFYVGEVDEGAKKLVQTTYECLMQAIDSVKPGIRYRELGNIIQKHAQANGFSVVRSYCGHGIHKLFHTAPNVPHYAKNKAVGVMKPGHVFTIEPMICEGGWQDETWPDGWTAVTRDGKRSAQFEHTLLVTDTGCEILTRRLEDNGRAHFLSQA, from the exons ATGGCGAGCACGGAGGAGAGAAGGGAGTGCGAGACGGAATGCTGCAGCAAAGACGCTAAACTTCAGTGTCCCACATGTATCAAGCTTGGCATTCAGGGCTCGTATTTCTGCTCCCAG GAATGTTTCAAAGGGAGCTGGGCATCTCACAAGTTGCTGCACAAAAAAGCAA GTCCTTTACAGAGACCATGTGTTGTTTCATCAGAGGACAAGAACCAGAATGAATGTAAGAACTGTGTGGAGACAGACATTAACACAGACCCATGGCCTGGCTACCGCTACACGGGGAAACTTCGTCCTTACTACCCACTG ACACCTTTGCGGCCTGTAACCAGTGAAATCCAAAGACCTGACTATGCTGACCATCCTCGAG GGATGTCTGAATCTGAGCAGTTTCTGAAGGGAACGTCACAGATCAAGATCCTCCCTCCTGAAGACATGGAAGGCATGAGAGTGGTGTGCAAG CTGGCAAGAGAAGTCCTGGATATCGCAGCTGTAATGGTGAAACCCGGTGTTACAACAGAAGAAATTGACCATGCAGTCCATCtg GCTTGTACTGCAAGGAATTGCTACCCTTCTCCTCTAAACTATTACAACTTCCCCAAATCCTGCTGCACGTCTGTCAACGAAGTCATCTGCCATGGAATCCCGGACAGAAGACCACTACATGACGGTGATATTCTTAATG TGGACATCACTGTCTACCACAATGGTTTCCATGGTGACCTCAATGAGACCTTTTATGTTGGCGAGGTGGACGAAGGAGCAAAGAAACTTGTTCAGACGACATATGAATGCCTTATGCAAGCTATTGACTCTG TGAAGCCGGGCATCCGCTACAGAGAGCTTGGTAACATCATCCAGAAGCACGCTCAGGCCAACGGCTTCTCTGTGGTGCGGAGCTACTGCGGCCACGGCATCCACAAGCTTTTTCACACAGCTCCAAATGTGCCACATTATGCCA AAAACAAAGCAGTTGGTGTTATGAAGCCAGGTCATGTGTTTACCATTGAACCCATGATATGTGAAG GTGGCTGGCAAGACGAGACCTGGCCCGACGGCTGGACAGCGGTCACCAGAGACGGGAAGCGCTCGGCTCAGTTTGAACACACCCTTCTGGTCACAGACACGGGCTGCGAGATCCTTACCCGCCGCCTCGAAGATAACGGTCGGGCTCATTTTCTGAGCCAAGCGTAG
- the metap1 gene encoding methionine aminopeptidase 1 isoform X2, whose translation MASTEERRECETECCSKDAKLQCPTCIKLGIQGSYFCSQECFKGSWASHKLLHKKAKDKNQNECKNCVETDINTDPWPGYRYTGKLRPYYPLTPLRPVTSEIQRPDYADHPRGMSESEQFLKGTSQIKILPPEDMEGMRVVCKLAREVLDIAAVMVKPGVTTEEIDHAVHLACTARNCYPSPLNYYNFPKSCCTSVNEVICHGIPDRRPLHDGDILNVDITVYHNGFHGDLNETFYVGEVDEGAKKLVQTTYECLMQAIDSVKPGIRYRELGNIIQKHAQANGFSVVRSYCGHGIHKLFHTAPNVPHYAKNKAVGVMKPGHVFTIEPMICEGGWQDETWPDGWTAVTRDGKRSAQFEHTLLVTDTGCEILTRRLEDNGRAHFLSQA comes from the exons ATGGCGAGCACGGAGGAGAGAAGGGAGTGCGAGACGGAATGCTGCAGCAAAGACGCTAAACTTCAGTGTCCCACATGTATCAAGCTTGGCATTCAGGGCTCGTATTTCTGCTCCCAG GAATGTTTCAAAGGGAGCTGGGCATCTCACAAGTTGCTGCACAAAAAAGCAA AGGACAAGAACCAGAATGAATGTAAGAACTGTGTGGAGACAGACATTAACACAGACCCATGGCCTGGCTACCGCTACACGGGGAAACTTCGTCCTTACTACCCACTG ACACCTTTGCGGCCTGTAACCAGTGAAATCCAAAGACCTGACTATGCTGACCATCCTCGAG GGATGTCTGAATCTGAGCAGTTTCTGAAGGGAACGTCACAGATCAAGATCCTCCCTCCTGAAGACATGGAAGGCATGAGAGTGGTGTGCAAG CTGGCAAGAGAAGTCCTGGATATCGCAGCTGTAATGGTGAAACCCGGTGTTACAACAGAAGAAATTGACCATGCAGTCCATCtg GCTTGTACTGCAAGGAATTGCTACCCTTCTCCTCTAAACTATTACAACTTCCCCAAATCCTGCTGCACGTCTGTCAACGAAGTCATCTGCCATGGAATCCCGGACAGAAGACCACTACATGACGGTGATATTCTTAATG TGGACATCACTGTCTACCACAATGGTTTCCATGGTGACCTCAATGAGACCTTTTATGTTGGCGAGGTGGACGAAGGAGCAAAGAAACTTGTTCAGACGACATATGAATGCCTTATGCAAGCTATTGACTCTG TGAAGCCGGGCATCCGCTACAGAGAGCTTGGTAACATCATCCAGAAGCACGCTCAGGCCAACGGCTTCTCTGTGGTGCGGAGCTACTGCGGCCACGGCATCCACAAGCTTTTTCACACAGCTCCAAATGTGCCACATTATGCCA AAAACAAAGCAGTTGGTGTTATGAAGCCAGGTCATGTGTTTACCATTGAACCCATGATATGTGAAG GTGGCTGGCAAGACGAGACCTGGCCCGACGGCTGGACAGCGGTCACCAGAGACGGGAAGCGCTCGGCTCAGTTTGAACACACCCTTCTGGTCACAGACACGGGCTGCGAGATCCTTACCCGCCGCCTCGAAGATAACGGTCGGGCTCATTTTCTGAGCCAAGCGTAG
- the LOC144031461 gene encoding alcohol dehydrogenase 1-like, protein MATAGKVIRCKAAVAWEPHKPLTIEEIEVEPPQTNEVRVKIVATGVCRTDLFYLYETDNKDLFPMVLGHEGAGIVESVGPGVTEFQPGDRVIPLIISQCRECRYCKSPKTNQCEKAWDVVPHNVSQAPTSKLSCKGKKLLQFMGISTFSQYSVVNQIALAKIDPAAPLDKVCLLGCGICTGFGAAVNNAQVQLDSSCAVFGLGAVGLAAIMGCKYAGAKRIIAVDINADKFDKAKEFGATDFVNPKDHDKPVSQVISEMTNGGVDYSLECVGDVKLMRTALESSIPAWGVSVIVGWTDKEDFSARPNDLIGGRTWKGSVFGGFKGKDGVAEMVVAYMDKKVKLDEFITHKMPLDHINEAIELLKQGKSIRTVLSVSPQ, encoded by the exons ATGGCCACAGCTGGTAAG GTAATCAGGTGTAAGGCAGCAGTGGCCTGGGAACCACACAAACCTTTGACGATCGAGGAGATTGAGGTTGAGCCACCACAGACCAATGAAGTCCGCGTCAAG ATTGTGGCAACAGGTGTCTGCCGCACGGACCTCTTCTACCTATATGAAACCGACAATAAAGACCTCTTCCCAATGGTGCTCGGCCATGAGGGAGCAGGCATTGTTGAGAGTGTCGGTCCCGGAGTCACCGAATTTCAGCCAG gAGACAGAGTTATCCCCCTGATCATTTCCCAGTGTAGAGAGTGTCGCTACTGTAAGAGTCCCAAGACTAACCAGTGTGAAAAAGCATG GGATGTTGTTCCTCACAATGTGAGCCAAGCACCTACTTCCAAGTTAAGCTGCAAGGGAAAGAAGTTGCTGCAGTTTATGGGAATCAGTACCTTCTCGCAGTACAGTGTGGTTAACCAGATAGCTCTGGCCAAGATTGACCCTGCTGCCCCTTTGGATAAAGTCTGTCTCCTGGGCTGTGGGATCTGCACAGGATTTGGAGCGGCAGTCAATAATGCTCAG gtGCAACTGGACTCTTCTTGCGCTGTTTTTGGCTTAGGAGCTGTGGGCTTGGCTGCAATCATGGGCTGCAAATACGCAGGTGCCAAGAGAATTATCGCTGTGGATATCAACGCAGACAAGTTTGACAAAGCCAAGGAGTTTGGTGCCACCGACTTTGTAAACCCAAAAGATCACGACAAACCCGTCAGCCAAGTGATATCTGAGATGACGAATGGGGGAGTTGACTACTCGCTGGAATGTGTGGGGGATGTAAAACTCATG CGTACTGCCTTGGAGTCCTCCATACCCGCCTGGGGTGTGAGCGTGATCGTTGGCTGGACCGACAAGGAAGATTTCTCTGCTCGTCCTAACGATCTGATTGGCGGGCGTACATGGAAGGGTTCCGTGTTTGGAG GCTTTAAGGGTAAGGACGGCGTGGCTGAAATGGTTGTAGCCTACATGGACAAGAAAGTCAAACTGGATGAGTTCATCACTCACAAGATGCCTTTGGACCACATCAATGAAGCCATTGAACTGCTGAAGCAAGGCAAAAG CATTCGAACAGTTCTGAGTGTTAGTCCACAATGA